In Candidatus Omnitrophota bacterium, one DNA window encodes the following:
- a CDS encoding CvpA family protein, whose translation MPEILRQINWVDISIFVIICRVIFIAQEKGLAVESFKLLGTILATYLSLHYFVQLANFLRGNVILGSIPEHLFYFPSLLLLSTIGYLFFAFLRKLLIKFLKLEEAPGLNKWGGVILGALRSLLLSGLIIFILVFSSSAYLEKSIRNSYSANFFYRVPSAVYSAIWNGLLCKLISNESFNNMVLDFGIQKKKEEKK comes from the coding sequence ATGCCTGAAATTTTAAGACAGATTAATTGGGTTGATATTTCAATTTTTGTCATCATTTGCCGGGTAATATTTATTGCTCAGGAAAAAGGTTTGGCTGTTGAATCTTTTAAACTTCTGGGCACCATTCTTGCAACTTATTTGTCGTTACATTATTTTGTTCAACTCGCTAATTTCCTAAGAGGCAACGTAATTTTAGGTAGTATCCCGGAACACCTGTTTTATTTTCCGTCTTTACTTCTTTTAAGTACCATTGGGTATTTATTTTTTGCTTTTTTGCGCAAACTTTTAATAAAGTTCTTAAAGCTTGAAGAAGCTCCCGGCCTTAATAAGTGGGGCGGGGTTATCCTTGGTGCGTTAAGAAGTTTGCTCCTTAGCGGTTTAATTATATTTATACTTGTTTTTAGTTCAAGCGCTTATCTTGAGAAGAGTATTAGGAATTCGTATTCTGCAAATTTCTTTTATAGGGTGCCTTCTGCAGTTTACAGTGCGATTTGGAATGGTTTGCTTTGTAAATTAATCAGTAATGAAAGTTTCAATAATATGGTTTTAGATTTTGGCATCCAAAAGAAGAAAGAAGAGAAGAAATGA
- a CDS encoding NGG1p interacting factor NIF3, with the protein MKLSRLYQLAIKYGSLRDPRNRNRSFNYADSAILYGRADTEVKKIIVGIDVEVGELLLAEEIRKKQGLDLVMSHHPEGFAYASLYQVMQLQVDVLKKAGVNEAIAQKLLDERKLEVERRLLPQNHTRPVDAARLLDLPFMCVHTPADNHVYAFINNLMAKRKPKTVKDIVSVLLDVPEYQLAEKSFTGPKIIAGSPHRMSGKILVDMTGGTEGSKDVFDKLYKAGVRTLIAMHLGEEHFKKVKDANLNVVIAGHISSDTLGLNLLLDNIEREEAFQITSFSGFNRIKRN; encoded by the coding sequence ATGAAATTATCGCGTTTATATCAATTAGCTATTAAATATGGGAGCTTGCGTGATCCTAGGAATAGGAATCGCAGTTTTAATTATGCCGATTCCGCTATACTTTACGGGAGAGCGGATACGGAAGTTAAAAAGATTATCGTTGGCATAGACGTTGAAGTAGGTGAACTTTTGCTTGCCGAAGAAATTCGTAAAAAGCAAGGGCTTGATTTGGTTATGTCGCATCATCCCGAAGGTTTCGCTTATGCAAGCCTTTATCAGGTTATGCAACTTCAGGTTGATGTGTTAAAAAAAGCAGGTGTAAATGAAGCTATTGCTCAAAAACTGCTTGATGAAAGAAAACTGGAGGTTGAAAGAAGGCTTCTTCCTCAGAATCATACAAGGCCGGTTGATGCCGCAAGATTATTAGATTTACCATTTATGTGTGTACATACTCCCGCGGACAACCATGTTTATGCATTTATTAATAATTTAATGGCCAAGAGAAAACCTAAAACGGTAAAAGATATTGTTTCAGTGCTTTTAGATGTTCCTGAGTATCAGCTTGCTGAAAAGAGTTTTACCGGGCCAAAGATTATCGCAGGTTCTCCGCATAGGATGTCTGGAAAAATCCTTGTTGATATGACAGGAGGAACTGAAGGGTCTAAAGATGTCTTTGATAAACTATATAAAGCAGGTGTGAGAACCTTAATAGCAATGCATTTGGGTGAAGAGCATTTTAAAAAGGTTAAGGACGCCAATCTTAATGTAGTTATCGCAGGCCACATCTCTTCTGATACGTTAGGCCTTAATCTTCTTTTGGATAATATTGAAAGAGAAGAGGCATTCCAAATAACCAGCTTCTCTGGGTTTAACAGGATTAAGAGAAATTAA